One Solanum lycopersicum chromosome 2, SLM_r2.1 genomic region harbors:
- the LOC138342019 gene encoding uncharacterized protein — protein sequence MNISHLMVHAQQVEEASVKKKSRDANRGRSYDSGSPKGRLDIQDKPRFQKRFYNQVPSNFPKDRDDRVSNSKPQKGRGTSSPNKKPTCGKCGNKHYGDLLIVTDNCFGYGKCSHKVRDCPNLRGQDKGSGKSPASGSNADALKKNRFYALRSRDEQEISPDVVNGVLQVFTICVYDLLDLGATLSFVTALVAKEIDILPDILNEPFSVSTLVGDSIVAKRV from the coding sequence atgaatatttctcatctcatggttcatgctcaacaagtggaggAGGCAAGTGTTAAGAAAAAGTCTAGAGATGCTAATAGGGGAAGGTCATATGATAGTGGTTCTCCAAAGGGTAGGCTTGATATCCAAGACAAACCTAGGTTCCAAAAGAGGTTTTATAATCAAGTCCCTTCCAATTTCCCTAAGGAtcgtgatgatagggtgtctaactcTAAGCCTCAAAAAGGAAGGGGTActagttcaccaaacaagaagccaacttgtggaaagtgtggaaATAAACATTATGGTGATTTGCTTATTGTGACGGACAATTGTTTTGGTTATGGAAAATGTAGCCACAAGGTGAGGGATTGCCCAAATTTGAggggtcaagacaagggtagtgggaAATCTCCAGCAAGTGGTTCAAATGCTGATGCTTTGAAGAAGAATCGCTTCTATGCTCTTCGCTCTAGGGATGAGCAAGAGatttctcccgatgtggtgaacGGTGTGTTGCAAGTCTTTACTATTTGTGTATATGATTTACTTGATCTCGGTGCTACCTTGTCATTTGTTACTGCTTTAGTGGCTAAAGAGATTGACATTTTGCCCGATATCTTGAATGAACCTTTTTCAGTGTCTACCCTGGTGGGTGATTCGATTGTTGCAAAAAGAGTATAG